The following coding sequences are from one Nicotiana tomentosiformis chromosome 3, ASM39032v3, whole genome shotgun sequence window:
- the LOC138907898 gene encoding uncharacterized protein has protein sequence MVQYKEDFKGDVIPFKFEAQYMWNQKIIVEGETIEPDRYHVGHMYYYLSWLKDNVAGDIKPRVNLKDRVTDEVDKAQVGSCILTSSTYHTRSRGPPPPPPPSNSNSKSKGKGKMDDLSGIRKDNVVVAENVETSDGRSTPGQNELVLRLEQKILELQDELEQGYKPPKFEMFDGTGDPKVHLRTYCDKLVGVGKNEQIRMKLFIRSLTGDALSWYISQNPKKWVNWVGMASDFMDRFRFNKENMPDVFYIQNLKKKKIEAFREHATHWRSEAAKVRPVLEEEQMNKFFVRAQDPQYYKRLKAAGCVTLIPAAVVENPSQWINLNKTCAYHSGMKGHTIEECRTLKDKIQKLINTKIIQAKEVAPNVRDHPLPDHRGEGVNVIETDEEWDQEGSIGHIREGDASKTSLVTLTPVVDYIVEAMRKGKAKMEEIGVAQGMTRSGITPENLRGTSKEAAPKSHISILSLLQNSDAHKNTLMKVLSEAYVPTGITSGEMANMVGQVLEIHKITFHEDTLPPERLSHNRALHIIVQFEDKCITRVLIDEGSSLNICPLTTLNRLGKGLHDIRMGSINVKAFDGTQRSTIGEINLDLQMGPTWFDVKFQVLDISDTYNVLLGHHGYMQSGQWLQLYTML, from the exons ATGGTCCAGTACAAGGAagatttcaagggagatgtcattccgttcaagttcgaagcgcaatacatgtggaaccaaaagatcattgtggaagggGAAACTATTGAGCCAGATAGGTATCACgtcggtcatatgtactactatctgtCATGGCTAAAAGATAACGTAGCGGGGGACATCAAGCCGAGAGTCAATCTAAAGGATAGGGTCACAGATGAAGTGGATAAGGCACAG gttggttcatgTATACTGACATCATCGacataccacactagatccagaggccctccacctcctcctccaccgaGCAACTCGAATAGCAAAAGCAAGGgcaaagggaaaatggatgatttaagtggtatccggAAAGACAACGTTGTTGTGgcggaaaatgttgaaacttcagatggcagAAGTACTCCGGggcagaatgagttggtcttacgtttggagcagaaaatcctggaactacaggacgagcttgagcag ggttacaaacctcccaagttcgaaatgttcgatggtactggtgatccgaaggtgcatctTAGAACATACTGCGACAAACTTGtaggagtgggtaagaatgaacaaatccgcatgaaatTGTTCATACGAAGCCTTACAGGAGATgctttgtcttggtatatcagtcaaaatccaaagaagtgggttaattgggtgggtatggcatcagatttcatggatagattcaggttcaacaagGAAAATATgccagacgttttctacattcaaaacctcaagaagaagaagatagaagCCTTTCGCGAGCATGCTACTcattggagatcagaggccgcaaaggtaaggccagtacttgaagaagaacaaatgaacaagttctttgttagggCTCAAGATCCGCAGTATTACAAAAG ATTGAAAGCTGCAGGTTGTGTCACCCTCATTCCTGCTGCTGTTGTGGAAAATCCCTCCCAATGGATCAACCTCAACAAAAcatgtgcttatcattcaggcatgaagggtcataccattgaggagtgtcgcacgttgaaagacaagattcagaaACTGATCAACACTAAGattatacaagcaaaggaagttGCACCAAATGTTCGTGACcaccctctcccggatcacagaggtgagggagtgaacgtgatagaaactgatgaggagTGGGATCAGGAAGGGTCCATTGGACACATTCGAGAGGGAGACGCTTCTAAAACATCTCTGGTCACCCTTAcgccagttgtg GATTATATTGTGGAAGCAAtgagaaagggaaaagccaaaatggaagaaataggtgtcgcgcaaggtatgactaggAGTGGCATCACACCTGAGAATCTGAGAGGAACGAGCAAGGAAGCTGCACCTAAGTCGCAT atatccatcttatcactgttgcaaaactCAGACGCGCACAAGAATactttgatgaaggtgttaagtgaagcttatgtacccaccggcatcactagtggagagatggctaacatggtcggacaggtATTGGAGATCCACAAAATCACTTTTCACGAAGATACGTTACCACCAGAACGATTGAGTCACAACAGGGCATTGCACATCATAGTACAATTCGAGGACAAGTGCATCaccagggtcttgatagatgaaggttcaagtctgaacatatgcccacTAACCACGCTAAATAGATTAGGTAAAGGCCTGCATGATATACGAATGGGAAGCATAAATGTGAAGGCGTTCGATGGAACTCAAAGATCCactatcggagaaatcaacctcgatctacagatgggtccaacttggtttgatgttaagttccaagtgctagatatatctgaTACTTACAATGTATTGTTGGGACACCATGGATACATGCAGTCGGGGCAGTGGCTTCAACTCTACACCATGCTGTGA